One stretch of Lacrimispora sphenoides DNA includes these proteins:
- a CDS encoding glutamine--tRNA ligase/YqeY domain fusion protein, giving the protein MEENKEEVVSKNFIEQEIDKDLAEGVYDHVQTRFPPEPNGYLHIGHAKSILLNYGLAQKYGGKFNLRFDDTNPTKEKTEFVESIMEDVKWLGADFEDRLFFASNYFQEMYDCAVLLIKKGKAFVCDLTAEEIREYRGDFKTPGKESPYRNRSVEENLKLFEEMKEGKYQDGERVLRAKIDMASPNINMRDPVIYRVARMTHHNTGDEWCIYPMYDFAHPIEDAIEHITHSICTLEFEDHRPLYDWVVVECEFVHPPRQIEFAKLYLTNVVTGKRYIKKLVEDGIVDGWDDPRLVSIAALRRRGYTPESLRMFVDLVGVSKANSSVDYAMLEYCIREDLKLKRPRMMAILDPIKLVIDNYPEDTIEYLDVANNLENPELGERKVPFGKELYIEREDFMEEPIKKYFRLFPGNEVRLMNAYFVTCTGCEKDEDGNVTVVHCTYDPETKSGSGFEGRKVKGTIHWVASSTAVQAECRLYENIVDEEKGKLNEDGSLNLNPNSLIILKNCFVEPGLLSAKAYDSFQFVRNGFFCVDCKDSGPEQLVFNRIVSLKSSFKITK; this is encoded by the coding sequence ATGGAAGAGAACAAAGAAGAAGTAGTTTCTAAAAACTTTATTGAACAGGAGATAGATAAGGATCTTGCAGAGGGTGTTTATGATCATGTGCAGACCAGATTTCCGCCGGAGCCTAACGGCTATCTGCATATCGGACATGCAAAATCGATTTTACTTAACTATGGCCTGGCTCAGAAGTATGGTGGAAAGTTCAACCTCCGTTTTGACGATACAAATCCGACAAAAGAGAAGACAGAATTTGTAGAATCCATCATGGAAGATGTGAAGTGGCTGGGTGCTGATTTCGAGGACCGTCTTTTCTTTGCGTCCAATTATTTTCAGGAGATGTATGATTGTGCTGTCCTTTTAATAAAGAAGGGAAAGGCATTTGTCTGTGATTTGACTGCGGAGGAGATCAGGGAATACCGGGGAGATTTTAAGACTCCTGGAAAAGAAAGCCCCTACCGGAACCGCAGTGTAGAAGAGAATTTAAAGCTTTTTGAAGAGATGAAGGAAGGCAAGTATCAGGATGGGGAAAGAGTTCTCCGAGCCAAGATCGATATGGCATCTCCCAACATCAACATGCGTGATCCGGTCATTTACCGTGTGGCCCGCATGACGCATCATAACACCGGCGATGAATGGTGCATTTATCCTATGTATGATTTTGCCCACCCAATCGAGGACGCCATTGAACACATCACCCATTCCATCTGCACTCTGGAATTTGAGGATCACAGACCGCTTTACGACTGGGTAGTTGTGGAGTGTGAATTCGTTCATCCTCCCCGCCAGATTGAATTCGCAAAACTGTATCTTACCAACGTGGTAACGGGAAAACGTTATATCAAGAAGCTGGTAGAAGACGGTATCGTTGACGGCTGGGATGATCCCCGCCTGGTATCCATTGCAGCTTTAAGAAGAAGAGGCTATACGCCGGAATCCCTCCGCATGTTTGTGGATCTGGTAGGTGTCTCCAAGGCTAACAGCTCTGTTGACTATGCGATGCTTGAATACTGTATCCGTGAGGATTTAAAGTTAAAAAGACCGAGAATGATGGCGATCCTGGATCCTATTAAGCTGGTCATTGATAACTATCCCGAGGATACCATAGAGTACCTGGATGTTGCAAATAACCTGGAAAATCCTGAATTAGGAGAGAGAAAGGTTCCCTTTGGGAAAGAGCTTTACATTGAACGGGAAGATTTTATGGAAGAACCCATTAAAAAGTACTTCCGCCTTTTCCCAGGCAATGAAGTCCGCCTTATGAATGCCTATTTTGTGACCTGCACCGGCTGCGAAAAGGATGAGGACGGCAATGTCACTGTGGTTCACTGTACCTACGACCCGGAGACAAAGAGCGGCTCAGGCTTTGAAGGCAGAAAAGTAAAGGGAACAATTCACTGGGTAGCTTCCTCCACCGCAGTACAGGCAGAATGCCGTCTGTATGAAAACATTGTGGACGAAGAAAAAGGAAAGCTTAACGAAGACGGCAGCTTAAACTTAAATCCAAATTCTTTGATCATCTTAAAGAACTGTTTTGTGGAACCGGGTCTTCTAAGTGCAAAAGCTTATGACAGCTTCCAGTTCGTTAGAAACGGATTTTTCTGTGTTGACTGCAAGGACAGCGGACCGGAACAGCTGGTATTCAACCGGATCGTTTCATTAAAGAGTTCATTTAAAATAACAAAATAA
- a CDS encoding ECF transporter S component — MKNLFKTKLNAACFVLIPACIGINYLGKLFASVLKLPLWLDSIGTCIGGILGGPVIGGICGAANNLIYGFTTGDSITLVYALTSLGIGVAVGIMARLGRMEKLSGAILTACVAGLTAVVISTPLNIIFWGGTTGNIWGDAVFAWSQASGLPVAFGSFLDEVLVDVPDKLITLLIVYAIIKGLPKKLTSLYELDDEVASLD, encoded by the coding sequence ATGAAAAATTTATTTAAAACCAAATTGAATGCAGCCTGTTTTGTATTGATTCCGGCTTGTATTGGAATTAATTATTTAGGAAAGCTTTTTGCGTCTGTTTTAAAGCTTCCGCTTTGGCTGGATTCTATCGGTACCTGCATCGGCGGTATTCTTGGGGGACCCGTGATCGGGGGAATCTGCGGTGCGGCTAACAACTTAATTTACGGCTTTACCACCGGTGATTCGATCACTCTGGTATATGCCTTAACCAGCTTAGGAATCGGTGTCGCTGTAGGAATCATGGCAAGGCTTGGCCGTATGGAAAAGCTCTCAGGAGCCATTCTTACCGCATGTGTGGCAGGCCTTACGGCTGTTGTAATCTCCACTCCTTTAAATATCATTTTCTGGGGCGGAACAACAGGCAATATCTGGGGAGACGCTGTCTTTGCCTGGTCACAGGCTTCAGGGCTTCCCGTTGCTTTTGGCTCCTTCCTTGATGAGGTCCTCGTGGATGTGCCGGATAAATTAATCACCCTTTTGATCGTGTACGCCATCATCAAAGGTCTTCCAAAGAAACTGACTTCCCTTTACGAACTGGATGATGAAGTGGCAAGTCTGGATTAA
- a CDS encoding AraC family transcriptional regulator, whose translation MNQEILDRLGVITDEEREIINGRTEIDRNRYTEGRDLVIDSKKMLEHGKMISIRPHTRFVHFPKHKHNYIEVIYMCKGETVHYIDGEKVVLKTGELLFLNQHATQEILPAGEKDIGINFIILPEFFDTAFEMMGEEENLLRDFLVGCLCFDPRYASYLHFQVADVLPVQNLVENMVWTLLSDQPNKRSINQVTMGLLFLQLMHYTDKISHTLESFEQKLIFQVLTYIDENYKDGELTELSALLNYNIYWLSRAIKRLTGRTYKELLQVKRLNQASVLLLNTRLSVTDISIAVGYDNTSYFHRIFRNYYGMSPKEYRALDT comes from the coding sequence ATGAATCAGGAAATCTTAGACCGTCTGGGAGTCATTACAGACGAGGAACGGGAAATCATAAACGGACGGACAGAAATTGACCGCAACCGGTATACCGAGGGGCGGGATCTGGTCATTGACAGCAAAAAGATGCTGGAGCATGGGAAAATGATCAGCATCAGGCCTCACACCAGATTCGTCCATTTCCCAAAACATAAGCATAATTACATTGAAGTGATCTATATGTGCAAGGGAGAAACGGTCCATTATATTGATGGGGAAAAGGTGGTTTTAAAGACAGGGGAGCTGCTGTTTTTAAACCAGCATGCCACCCAGGAGATCCTTCCGGCAGGAGAGAAGGACATTGGAATAAACTTCATTATCCTGCCGGAGTTTTTTGATACTGCCTTTGAAATGATGGGAGAAGAGGAAAACCTGCTGCGGGATTTCCTGGTAGGCTGCCTCTGCTTTGATCCCCGTTACGCCAGCTACCTCCATTTTCAGGTGGCAGATGTGCTGCCGGTCCAGAATCTGGTGGAAAACATGGTGTGGACCCTTTTAAGCGACCAGCCCAATAAAAGGAGCATTAACCAGGTTACCATGGGGCTTTTGTTCCTTCAGCTCATGCATTATACGGATAAGATCAGCCATACTTTAGAAAGCTTTGAACAGAAGCTTATATTTCAGGTGCTCACCTACATTGATGAAAATTATAAGGATGGGGAGCTGACTGAGCTTTCGGCCCTCCTTAATTATAACATTTACTGGCTGAGCCGGGCGATAAAGCGATTGACCGGCCGGACCTATAAGGAGCTTTTGCAGGTAAAGCGGCTGAATCAGGCTTCTGTCCTTCTTTTAAACACCAGGCTTTCCGTAACAGATATTTCCATAGCGGTAGGGTATGATAATACCAGCTATTTCCACAGGATCTTCCGGAACTATTACGGAATGTCCCCAAAGGAATACAGAGCTTTAGACACTTAG
- a CDS encoding ABC transporter ATP-binding protein, with translation MALIEVTNLKYRYPHTESLALDGIDFQVEKGQFIGIAGENKSGKSTLCQAFAGLVPTMFRGAYGGKLLIDGVEAAKTPIAELCQKVGLVFQNPFNQLSGAKDTVFEEIAFGLQNLGIPRDEIFKRVEENLKLLDIEEYRDRNPFDLSGGQTQRVAIASILAMEPKVIVLDEPTSQLDPQGSEEVFRVVDKLAKTGITIIMVEQKMEKLASYCDKILLLHKGKQIAYDTPERIFSRDDLEELGVKPPVYTQVCRALGVSRKEGEDRLYPVTLAQLERLRDQFPSKLSGRASIKDREEINDQTVFKIQDLKFHYNPDIPVIEHLDLCLDARPTAIIGQNGAGKTTLVKLLKGLLKPNAGSISFEGEDISRRTVAQLAGKVGYVFQNPDDQIFKNRVMEEVMVGPLNLGKSREEAQKLAAEALEMVGLMDAAEENPYDLDLSERKMVAIASVVAMDPKVLILDEPTIAQDAKGRAVLGRIVQTLSEKGKFVLAILHDMDFVAEYFERVIIMAHGKVLKDGPGETVFYEKESLLKARLEQPHTARLCELLGYEGAFMTAEDIKA, from the coding sequence ATGGCTTTGATCGAAGTGACAAACTTAAAATACCGGTATCCCCATACGGAAAGTCTGGCTCTTGACGGAATTGATTTTCAGGTGGAAAAGGGGCAGTTTATCGGGATCGCCGGTGAAAATAAGTCTGGAAAAAGCACGTTGTGCCAGGCCTTTGCCGGTCTGGTTCCTACCATGTTTCGCGGAGCATACGGCGGGAAGCTCCTCATAGACGGAGTAGAAGCGGCGAAAACTCCCATAGCCGAGTTGTGCCAGAAGGTTGGCCTTGTGTTCCAGAATCCTTTTAACCAGCTTTCCGGAGCAAAGGATACAGTCTTTGAGGAAATCGCTTTTGGACTTCAGAATCTGGGAATTCCCAGGGATGAAATTTTTAAGAGAGTGGAAGAAAATTTAAAGCTTCTGGATATTGAAGAATACAGGGACAGAAATCCCTTTGATTTATCAGGCGGGCAGACGCAGCGGGTGGCCATTGCCAGCATCCTTGCCATGGAGCCTAAAGTCATTGTGCTTGACGAGCCAACCTCCCAGCTGGACCCTCAGGGAAGTGAAGAGGTATTCCGGGTGGTTGATAAGCTGGCAAAAACAGGTATAACCATTATCATGGTGGAACAGAAGATGGAGAAATTGGCTTCTTACTGTGATAAGATCCTCCTTCTTCATAAAGGAAAGCAGATCGCTTATGATACTCCGGAACGGATTTTTTCCAGGGATGATTTAGAGGAACTGGGCGTTAAACCGCCGGTCTATACCCAGGTTTGCAGAGCGCTGGGAGTGAGCAGGAAAGAGGGAGAGGACAGGCTTTATCCGGTCACGTTAGCGCAGTTGGAGCGTTTAAGGGACCAGTTTCCTTCAAAGCTTTCCGGCAGGGCTTCTATAAAAGACCGGGAGGAGATAAATGATCAGACAGTATTTAAGATCCAGGATTTAAAGTTTCATTACAATCCTGATATTCCAGTGATTGAACACCTGGATCTTTGCCTTGATGCAAGGCCTACCGCAATCATCGGCCAGAACGGCGCGGGAAAAACCACTCTGGTCAAGCTGTTAAAGGGACTTTTAAAGCCAAATGCAGGGAGTATTTCCTTTGAAGGCGAGGATATATCCAGAAGAACCGTAGCACAGCTTGCCGGAAAGGTGGGATATGTGTTCCAGAATCCGGATGACCAGATATTCAAAAACCGGGTGATGGAAGAGGTCATGGTAGGACCATTAAATTTAGGAAAGAGCCGGGAAGAGGCGCAAAAGCTGGCTGCTGAGGCTCTTGAGATGGTAGGGCTTATGGATGCGGCGGAAGAAAATCCCTATGACCTGGATTTATCGGAACGGAAAATGGTAGCCATTGCTTCGGTGGTGGCGATGGATCCTAAGGTGCTTATCTTGGATGAACCGACCATTGCCCAGGATGCAAAAGGCCGGGCGGTGCTGGGTAGGATTGTCCAAACCTTAAGTGAAAAAGGAAAATTTGTGCTGGCGATTCTTCATGATATGGACTTTGTGGCGGAATACTTTGAACGTGTTATTATTATGGCTCACGGGAAAGTGCTTAAAGACGGGCCGGGGGAGACGGTCTTTTATGAGAAAGAAAGTCTGTTAAAGGCCCGGCTGGAACAGCCCCATACTGCCCGGTTGTGTGAACTCCTGGGGTATGAGGGTGCTTTTATGACAGCGGAAGATATAAAAGCTTAA
- a CDS encoding L,D-transpeptidase family protein: MENVKPRSRKKKPLGLKGLAAIGSGTVAAAALIAALVYLQTGKQYEKVFFPNTTINGMDASKKSVEEVKKSIASGAQNYVLSIGERGGSTQEIKGRDIGLESVFDGSLEKLLADQKTYEWLKHTKTPQEFDIGTMIQYDQDKFETAVSGLDCLKDELVEKPENAQVSDYVTGQGYHIIAAKEGNQLDPEKVKSGISEAVMGLIPEISLEELGAYVKPQIPADDPQLIEQVQTLNKYANATITYSFGNEKKVLNGDTISKWIGIGEDGKVYLSSSSVSAYVKELASQYDTSTRAKNLKTSYGQTVRITGGSYGWKIDQSKEADELAELIRSGQSQVREPVYKQKAASHGDNDYGTTYVEINLTAQHLYFYKDGKLLVEADFVSGNESKGWSTPAGVFPLTYKQRDATLKGETYRTPVSYWMPFNGNIGLHDATWRSTFGGTIYKTSGSHGCVNLPPAVAKTIFENIAAGVPVLCYHLPGTESQTASNGTSKPAETKPATEPTTAAKPTEAPTTAPPATAAPTTAAPPATKEPETETSTSAPSKDGEVGPGVSNSSGKKKTGPGVHK; the protein is encoded by the coding sequence ATGGAAAATGTAAAACCGCGCAGCAGAAAGAAAAAGCCACTTGGATTAAAGGGCTTGGCAGCAATTGGAAGCGGGACTGTAGCTGCAGCGGCGCTGATTGCTGCTCTTGTCTATCTTCAGACGGGCAAGCAGTATGAGAAGGTGTTTTTCCCCAACACCACGATCAATGGAATGGATGCATCAAAGAAATCTGTTGAAGAAGTAAAGAAGTCGATTGCTTCCGGCGCACAGAACTATGTGTTGTCAATCGGGGAAAGAGGAGGAAGCACACAAGAGATAAAGGGACGGGATATCGGCCTTGAGTCAGTTTTTGACGGAAGCCTTGAAAAGCTGTTGGCGGACCAGAAGACTTATGAATGGCTGAAACATACGAAAACGCCCCAGGAATTTGATATAGGAACCATGATACAGTATGACCAGGACAAATTTGAAACGGCTGTTTCAGGCTTGGACTGTTTAAAGGATGAACTTGTGGAAAAGCCGGAAAACGCACAAGTGTCCGATTATGTAACAGGACAGGGCTACCACATTATAGCTGCCAAGGAAGGAAACCAGCTTGACCCGGAAAAGGTGAAGTCAGGAATTTCCGAAGCTGTGATGGGCTTAATCCCGGAAATTTCCTTAGAAGAGCTTGGGGCTTATGTAAAGCCTCAGATTCCTGCTGACGATCCCCAGTTGATCGAGCAGGTACAGACATTGAACAAATATGCCAATGCCACGATTACATACAGCTTTGGAAATGAAAAAAAGGTGTTAAACGGTGATACGATTTCCAAGTGGATCGGGATCGGAGAGGATGGCAAGGTTTATTTAAGCAGCTCCTCTGTTTCTGCATACGTGAAAGAGCTGGCTTCCCAGTATGATACGTCCACCAGGGCCAAAAACTTAAAGACCTCCTATGGGCAGACCGTAAGGATCACGGGTGGCAGCTATGGCTGGAAAATCGATCAAAGCAAGGAAGCGGATGAACTGGCAGAGCTGATCCGTTCCGGGCAAAGCCAGGTAAGAGAGCCTGTCTACAAACAGAAGGCAGCCAGCCATGGAGACAACGATTACGGTACCACGTATGTGGAAATCAATTTAACAGCCCAGCACCTGTATTTTTATAAAGACGGAAAGCTTTTGGTAGAAGCAGATTTCGTATCAGGCAATGAGTCAAAGGGCTGGTCCACTCCTGCAGGCGTATTTCCCCTTACCTATAAGCAAAGGGATGCGACACTAAAGGGAGAAACTTACCGGACTCCCGTATCTTACTGGATGCCATTTAACGGAAATATCGGCCTCCATGATGCCACATGGCGCAGTACCTTCGGCGGAACCATCTATAAGACCAGCGGTTCCCACGGTTGTGTCAATCTGCCCCCGGCTGTGGCAAAGACCATCTTTGAAAATATAGCAGCAGGAGTTCCGGTTCTTTGTTATCATCTGCCTGGAACGGAATCCCAGACAGCTTCTAACGGAACGTCAAAGCCGGCGGAGACAAAGCCTGCGACTGAGCCGACCACTGCAGCGAAGCCGACGGAGGCGCCGACGACGGCTCCGCCTGCAACAGCAGCGCCAACGACTGCGGCTCCTCCTGCGACCAAGGAACCGGAGACAGAGACTTCAACAAGCGCTCCTTCAAAAGACGGTGAGGTGGGACCTGGAGTTTCAAATAGCTCAGGAAAGAAGAAAACAGGGCCTGGCGTGCATAAGTAA
- a CDS encoding GNAT family acetyltransferase, with protein MLNKDTFVPIQFFKKEAYTGSMKGMRYRVAKEEEEFSAVVYPEPYCYEATPEEQKIKALFPFTEEGRGQAVEWINEQYEKNHPAWEKAARK; from the coding sequence ATGCTTAATAAAGATACCTTCGTACCCATACAGTTTTTTAAAAAAGAGGCTTACACCGGAAGCATGAAAGGAATGCGTTACCGGGTGGCAAAGGAGGAAGAGGAATTTTCAGCCGTGGTATATCCGGAACCCTATTGCTATGAAGCGACTCCTGAGGAGCAGAAAATAAAAGCCTTATTTCCTTTTACAGAAGAGGGACGGGGACAGGCTGTGGAGTGGATCAATGAGCAGTATGAAAAAAACCACCCGGCCTGGGAAAAAGCCGCAAGAAAATGA
- a CDS encoding energy-coupling factor transporter transmembrane component T family protein, whose product MKSISLYVDKDTYLTRLHPFAKMFYILAAVSAPLIGGALWIYGLFLAISLGLLISGKIIRKVFPLIAFSFTIIITIFLIHGLFNQENQKVLFHIGPLAFYQEGLLYATRIGLNILNMLLAFATFVLTTKPAGLVETMEQAGFSPRFGYMISSVFQIIPQMMGTMNTIMDAQRSRGMETEGSLLVRARAFIPLISPVVSSSLINTRERAIALEVRGFDSKNKKTFLREYRLAGGDKAFMSLMALLIAGSIVWRVLTWL is encoded by the coding sequence ATGAAAAGTATCAGTCTTTACGTGGATAAAGATACCTACTTAACCAGGCTGCATCCATTTGCCAAGATGTTTTATATTCTGGCAGCTGTCAGCGCACCCCTTATTGGGGGTGCGCTGTGGATATACGGCCTTTTTCTGGCCATCAGCCTAGGGCTTTTGATCAGCGGTAAGATCATCAGAAAGGTTTTCCCTCTGATTGCCTTTTCTTTTACCATCATAATCACCATTTTTTTGATCCATGGCCTTTTTAATCAGGAAAACCAGAAGGTTCTCTTCCATATAGGGCCTCTTGCCTTTTATCAGGAAGGGCTTCTTTATGCTACCAGGATCGGGCTTAATATCTTAAACATGCTTTTGGCCTTTGCTACGTTTGTATTGACTACCAAGCCTGCGGGCCTGGTGGAGACCATGGAGCAGGCGGGCTTTTCACCCAGGTTCGGATACATGATCAGTTCTGTTTTTCAGATTATTCCCCAGATGATGGGGACTATGAACACCATCATGGATGCCCAGAGAAGCCGGGGAATGGAAACAGAAGGCAGCCTGCTTGTAAGAGCCAGGGCATTTATTCCGTTAATTTCGCCTGTAGTCAGCAGCTCCCTGATCAACACCAGAGAAAGGGCCATTGCCCTGGAAGTGCGGGGATTTGATTCAAAAAATAAAAAGACATTTTTAAGGGAATACAGGCTGGCAGGAGGAGACAAGGCATTCATGTCGTTGATGGCTCTGCTCATTGCGGGTTCTATTGTATGGAGGGTGCTTACATGGCTTTGA
- a CDS encoding nucleoside phosphorylase encodes MAEIMPHIKLSKEHAVPYALLPGDPKRLDRIAACLTDTEELAFNREFRSIKGKYRGVPVMAVSTGIGGASAAIAVEELARIGVKAMIRIGSCGALQKGIRLGDLILVNGAVRDDGASSSYADSIYPAIPDTKLLLACMESAGELGARSHVGIARSHDSFYIDEEKEVCAYWAGKGVMGSDMETAALFVVGGLRGVKTASILNVVVESEESIEENINSYTGGESAMMRGEHLEILTALEAFVRMDKG; translated from the coding sequence GTGGCTGAGATCATGCCTCATATCAAGCTGTCAAAAGAACATGCCGTTCCCTATGCGCTGCTGCCGGGTGACCCAAAACGTCTGGACCGGATTGCAGCCTGTCTGACGGATACGGAGGAACTGGCGTTTAACAGGGAATTCCGAAGTATTAAGGGAAAATACAGAGGAGTACCTGTTATGGCGGTATCTACAGGGATTGGAGGTGCGTCTGCGGCAATCGCAGTGGAGGAACTGGCAAGAATCGGGGTTAAGGCCATGATCCGAATCGGAAGCTGCGGAGCGCTTCAAAAGGGGATCCGCCTTGGCGATTTAATTCTGGTGAATGGAGCTGTCCGGGATGATGGAGCCTCGTCCTCCTATGCAGATTCCATCTATCCGGCGATACCGGATACAAAGCTTTTGCTGGCCTGCATGGAAAGTGCAGGGGAATTGGGAGCGAGATCTCATGTGGGAATAGCCAGAAGCCATGACAGCTTTTACATTGATGAGGAAAAGGAGGTCTGCGCTTACTGGGCAGGTAAAGGTGTCATGGGTTCTGATATGGAAACTGCCGCATTATTTGTGGTAGGCGGACTGCGGGGAGTAAAAACCGCCTCCATATTAAACGTGGTGGTGGAGTCTGAGGAGTCCATAGAGGAAAACATCAACAGCTATACGGGCGGAGAGTCCGCCATGATGAGGGGAGAGCATTTGGAGATCCTTACGGCATTGGAGGCCTTTGTCCGTATGGATAAAGGTTGA
- a CDS encoding MocR-like pyridoxine biosynthesis transcription factor PdxR, translating into MELMIPLKNQPGSPYYSQIYSYIKEEIKKGNLRPANRLPSTRRLAENLKVSRSTTQMAYEQLLSEGYIEAVPCKGYFVCRIEDLVYTGQEQRDKIPSLLSPSSVDKEKVPDWKVDFSPRGIDLCAFPFNTWRKISKNTLVDDNREMFMPGDPQGEPALREAIRSYLHSARGVNCLADQIIVGAGSEYLLMLLSQILGADRVIAMENPTYKQAYRVFDSLKYQVVPVAMDRSGMDVELLEKSGADIAYVMPSHQYPTGIVMPVKRRQELLVWAYEKEGRYLIEDDYDSEFRYKGKPIPALQGMDGRNRVIYYGTFSKSIAPAIRVSYMVLPGPLLAVYREGMNFYASTVSRIDQNILYQFMAEGYYERHLNRMRAVYKAKHDALAAGLKPFESQFLIRGEHAGLHLLLTDCKGRAESQLIHMAAKYGVKVYGMSGYFIHEQHNTYPSTIVLGFASLTEEEIRTGLALLCQAWSVDDGKEGFCV; encoded by the coding sequence ATGGAGCTGATGATACCTTTAAAGAACCAGCCTGGGTCGCCCTATTACAGCCAGATTTACAGCTATATCAAAGAAGAAATAAAAAAAGGGAATCTAAGGCCGGCCAACCGCCTTCCTTCCACAAGGAGGCTGGCAGAGAATTTAAAAGTCAGCCGCAGCACCACCCAGATGGCTTATGAACAGCTTTTATCGGAGGGATACATTGAGGCTGTCCCCTGTAAGGGATATTTTGTATGCAGAATCGAGGATCTGGTGTATACCGGACAGGAACAAAGGGATAAAATCCCCTCCCTTCTTAGTCCCTCATCCGTTGATAAGGAAAAAGTTCCGGACTGGAAGGTGGATTTTTCACCCAGAGGCATTGATCTTTGTGCATTTCCTTTCAATACATGGAGGAAGATATCGAAAAACACTCTGGTAGATGATAACCGGGAGATGTTCATGCCAGGAGATCCCCAGGGAGAACCGGCCCTCAGGGAGGCCATCCGTTCCTATCTCCATTCCGCCCGCGGGGTAAACTGTCTGGCAGATCAGATCATCGTAGGCGCCGGAAGCGAATACCTTTTGATGCTGCTGTCCCAGATCCTGGGAGCTGACCGTGTGATTGCCATGGAAAATCCAACGTATAAGCAGGCATACCGGGTCTTTGACAGCTTAAAATACCAGGTGGTCCCTGTTGCCATGGACCGGTCCGGCATGGATGTGGAGCTTTTGGAAAAGAGCGGAGCGGATATTGCCTATGTTATGCCTTCCCACCAGTATCCCACCGGCATCGTTATGCCGGTAAAGCGGAGGCAGGAGCTTCTTGTCTGGGCTTATGAAAAGGAAGGGCGGTATCTCATTGAAGACGATTATGACAGTGAATTCCGATACAAGGGAAAGCCTATCCCTGCCTTACAGGGAATGGACGGAAGAAACCGTGTAATTTATTACGGAACCTTTTCCAAATCCATTGCCCCGGCCATCCGCGTAAGCTATATGGTACTGCCCGGCCCTCTTTTGGCTGTTTACCGGGAGGGGATGAATTTCTATGCTTCCACTGTATCCCGCATTGACCAGAACATTCTTTATCAGTTTATGGCAGAGGGGTATTACGAACGCCATTTGAACCGGATGAGGGCAGTCTATAAGGCAAAGCATGATGCATTGGCCGCAGGTCTGAAACCTTTTGAAAGCCAGTTCTTGATCAGAGGAGAACATGCGGGACTCCATCTTCTTTTAACTGACTGCAAGGGAAGAGCGGAGAGCCAGCTCATCCATATGGCAGCAAAATATGGGGTTAAGGTTTACGGTATGTCGGGATACTTTATCCATGAACAGCATAATACGTATCCTTCAACCATTGTTCTTGGGTTTGCAAGCCTTACGGAAGAAGAGATAAGGACAGGCCTTGCGCTTCTTTGCCAGGCGTGGTCTGTAGATGACGGGAAGGAGGGATTTTGTGTTTGA
- a CDS encoding MurR/RpiR family transcriptional regulator, with the protein MVTLHLDDAVIKSLSNNELNVLKYVYEHSAEVLDMSIQTLATQTSYSSATILRFCKKLGYSGFAEFKYALRAEERKENPGPSAAKAQDFNTRIMIDSLCSNVEGTSNLISEDQLSHTFRYFDSNCPIYLWAPGGITSILSDYFEKLLFSIGRQNVYKIESSKMGEHILRNIHSESLLILISTTGDFGPTVRLGKIARMNNVPILSITPYTNNEVANLATVNFRFFTNQRENRGAEFTSRLPVFYMINAIIRCYLQYKLSGREQTEQGENNDSFI; encoded by the coding sequence ATGGTCACACTTCATCTGGATGACGCTGTTATCAAAAGCCTGAGTAACAATGAACTGAATGTCCTGAAATATGTCTATGAACACTCGGCTGAGGTTTTGGATATGAGCATACAGACTCTGGCCACCCAGACTTCTTATTCCTCTGCCACAATTCTGCGCTTCTGCAAGAAGCTTGGGTATTCCGGCTTTGCGGAATTCAAATATGCCCTCCGTGCCGAGGAAAGAAAAGAAAATCCCGGACCCTCGGCTGCAAAAGCCCAGGATTTTAATACCCGGATCATGATTGACAGTCTGTGTTCCAACGTGGAAGGAACCTCCAATCTGATATCGGAAGATCAGCTCAGCCATACGTTCCGGTATTTTGACAGCAACTGTCCCATCTACTTATGGGCCCCGGGAGGGATCACTTCTATTCTGAGCGACTACTTTGAGAAGCTTCTTTTCTCCATCGGGCGCCAGAATGTATACAAAATCGAATCCAGTAAAATGGGAGAACACATTTTAAGAAATATCCACTCGGAATCCCTGCTGATCTTAATCAGCACCACCGGGGATTTCGGCCCGACCGTACGTCTTGGCAAAATCGCCCGGATGAACAATGTCCCGATTCTATCCATCACCCCATATACCAACAATGAAGTTGCCAATTTAGCCACTGTCAACTTCCGCTTCTTCACCAACCAGCGCGAGAACCGGGGAGCGGAGTTCACTTCCAGGCTTCCGGTGTTTTATATGATCAACGCCATTATACGCTGTTACCTTCAGTACAAGCTGTCCGGCCGGGAACAAACGGAACAGGGGGAAAACAATGATTCCTTTATTTGA